The following proteins are co-located in the Microplitis demolitor isolate Queensland-Clemson2020A chromosome 5, iyMicDemo2.1a, whole genome shotgun sequence genome:
- the LOC103571971 gene encoding inactivation-no-after-potential D protein, with protein sequence MTITHQETKGGSPLFSDHWGPEKHVELHKPYGGSLGFSIVAGKIEINSENASPPEQLCGIFIKNVEPNSPAGNSKQLSTGDRILAVNDVDLHNTTYEDAVDIIKNSGDTLRLVIQSFIQSDNTVNKNPSVSRHSVRRSIKILDKSKSITKSQSVEDSAAASSNNDEETKAERKKYSSDSDTESEEDERQLEGNVLTAAGKEISRKSAANLKKTATDPDEEDDFGYTMMKVNKKYKNLGKNLLLVRLEKQGRDYGIAIAGHKDRKKMSTFICGLNPKGAAIKTGQFQVGDEIIEVNGQVLKGRCHLNAVVVIRKLLDTTLTIVLYRSPKQNDQVAIDEVHQFPPTLEESELYSQYEGVHTVVVKKGTYGMGIMIIQGKHAELGQGIFVSDIQEGSAAEAAGLQVGDLLLGVNSDTLLDTKQDEATNMLKQCEGLVTLIVCSPKGKEKAQSTIQEIPGTDNKAGAVAGPEGEKPKPVEPPKPAKKQMTIEFTKTNDKPLGFTIVGGNDTPLVAIFVLDINSDTPIGTTDHLQRGDQILEVGADKFNNVDNHKATLTIIGATGTVKMVIYRDEKYIEEFEVELQKKAGKPLGLYLKGYKDGKGAYISEILPGGIALESGKLTYGDRIIGVCGDDVKEKPVEEIVILIKIANPVKLKLARYKVNK encoded by the exons TCACTCATCAAGAAACTAAAGGCGGAAGTCCTCTTTTTTCGGATCATTGGGGACCTGAAAAACATGTGGAATTGCATAAACCATATGGAGGAAGTTTAGGGTTCAGTATTGTTGCGGGAAAG ATAGAAATAAACAGTGAAAATGCGAGTCCGCCTGAACAATTATGtggaatatttattaaaaatgtcgaGCCTAATAGCCCTGCAGGAAATAGTAAACAACTATCG actGGAGACAGAATATTAGCAGTTAATGATGTAGACCTGCATAATACGACGTATGAAGATGCTGtcgatataattaaaaattctggtGACACACTGCGATTAGTAATACAATCATTTATACAATCG GATAatactgtaaataaaaatccttCTGTATCACGTCATTCTGTAAGAag atcaattaaaattttagataaatcaAAATCAATAACGAAATCACAGAGCGTAGAAGACTCTGCTGCAGCTTCTAGTAATAATGATGAAGAAACAAaagctgagagaaaaaaatatagttctGATAGCGATACTGAAAGTGAAGAAGATGAACGACAATTGGAGGGAAACGTTCTCACAGCAGCGGGAAAAGAA atATCCCGAAAAAGTGCTGCTAATCTCAAAAAAACTGCGACGGATCCTGATGAAGAAGACGATTTTGGATATACGATGA tgaaagttaacaaaaagtacaaaaatttaGGAAAGAATCTGCTACTAGTTAGATTAGAAAAACAAGGTCGAGACTATGGAATTGCAATTGCGGGTCATAAAGACAGGAAGAAAATGAGTACTTTTATTTGTGGTTTAAATCCAAAAGGGGCAGCAATTAAGACTGGACAGTTTCAAGTAGGGGATGAAATTATTGAG GTGAATGGTCAAGTTTTGAAAGGACGTTGTCACTTGAATGCTGTAGTCGTGATAAGAAAACTACTCGATACTACTTTGACAATAGTTTTATACAG ATCACCAAAACAAAATGACCAAGTAGCAATAGATGAAGTTCATCAGTTTCCACCCACGCTTGAAGAGAGT gagTTATATAGTCAATATGAAGGTGTCCACACAGTTGTAGTTAAAAAA GGTACATACGGAATGGGAATTATGATAATACAAGGTAAACACGCTGAATTAGGACAAGGTATATTTGTATCTGATATCCAAGAAGGAAGTGCAGCGGAGGcg GCTGGTCTTCAAGTTGGTGATCTGCTGTTAGGAGTTAATTCTGATACTTTATTGGATACAAAACAAGAcgaa gcTACAAATATGCTCAAACAATGTGAAGGACTTGTAACATTAATAGTATGTAGTCCTAAAGGTAAAGAAAAAGCACAAAGTACCATACAAGAAATTCCAGGAACTGATAATAAAGCTGGCGCAGTCGCTG gtcCTGAAGGAGAAAAACCAAAACCTGTTGAACCACCAAAGCCCGCTAAGAAACAAATGACTATAGAATTTACAAAAACTAATGACAAACCACTTGGGTTTACAATTGTTGGTGGGAATGATACTCCGCtg GTCGCCATTTTTGTCCTTGATATAAATTCCGATACGCCGATAGGCACTACTGACCATTTGCAAAGAGGTGATCAAATACTTGAAGTTGGTGCCGATAAATtcaataatgttgataatcaTAAAGCAACATTGACAATTATAGGCGCGACTGGAACT gtAAAAATGGTAATATATCGCGATGAAAAATACATCGAAGAGTTTGAAGTAGAACTACAGAAAAAAGCTGGTAAACCATTGGGTCTATACCTCAAAGGATATAAAGATGGAAAAGGAGCTTATATATCCGAAATA CTGCCCGGTGGAATTGCATTGGAATCTGGAAAATTGACATACGGCGATCGTATAATCGGGGTTTGTGGAGATGATGTTAAAGAAAAACCTGTGGAAGAAATtgttattcttataaaaatagcCAATCCGGTGAAATTGAAATTAGCTAGatataaagttaataaataa